A single region of the Streptomyces sp. NBC_01262 genome encodes:
- a CDS encoding class I adenylate-forming enzyme family protein, producing the protein MDDTIRALSDSPTLWALIAGRAAASPDAPALLEGSTAAEDRRLTFGELARRAERVAAGLYGLGVRPGSRFAWQLPTRIESVVLSAALARLGAVQTPVIPIYRDREVGHIIGQTRAEFFAVPGEWRGFDFTAMARRLCAGLAEPPLLLTAYDELPDGDPAVLPGPPADGTAVRWIYWTSGTTSEPKGVLHTDRSLIAGGSCLAHALEMRADDVGSIAFPYAHIGGPDYLVMLLLYGFPALLLEQFALPGSLAAYRRHGVTMAGGSTAFYSLFLAEQRKQPPGEKLIPTLRLLSGGGAPKPPELYKEVIRELGCRLTHGYGMTEAPMITMGSPRDPEERLATTEGRPPASMEIRIVDGEVRLRGEAVCQGYTDPLLTAESFDAEGWFRTGDLGRLTDDGYLVLTGRLKDIIIRKGENISAKEIEELLYAHPGIADAAVIGLPDPERGERVCAVVEQSAGAGPLTLADITVYLREAGLATQKLPEQLETVDALPRNETLRKVLKYKLRERFAKS; encoded by the coding sequence GTGGACGACACCATCAGGGCCCTGAGCGACTCGCCCACACTCTGGGCGCTCATCGCCGGCCGGGCGGCGGCAAGCCCCGACGCACCCGCGCTCCTGGAGGGGAGCACCGCCGCCGAGGACCGGCGGCTGACCTTCGGTGAGCTGGCCCGACGCGCCGAGCGGGTGGCGGCGGGGCTGTACGGGCTGGGGGTGCGGCCCGGATCGAGGTTCGCCTGGCAGCTGCCGACCCGGATCGAGTCGGTCGTGCTGTCCGCCGCGCTCGCCCGCCTGGGAGCCGTGCAGACGCCCGTCATCCCCATCTACCGGGACCGCGAGGTCGGCCACATCATCGGCCAGACCCGGGCGGAGTTCTTCGCGGTGCCGGGCGAGTGGCGCGGCTTCGACTTCACCGCCATGGCTCGCCGGCTCTGCGCCGGCCTCGCCGAGCCCCCGCTGCTGCTCACCGCCTACGACGAACTCCCCGACGGCGACCCCGCCGTCCTGCCCGGCCCGCCCGCCGACGGCACCGCCGTGCGCTGGATCTACTGGACCTCCGGCACCACCTCCGAGCCCAAGGGCGTGCTCCACACCGACCGCAGCCTCATCGCGGGCGGCTCATGCCTCGCCCACGCCCTGGAGATGCGCGCCGACGACGTGGGCTCGATCGCCTTCCCCTACGCCCACATCGGCGGCCCCGACTATCTCGTCATGCTGCTGCTCTACGGCTTCCCCGCGCTGCTCCTGGAGCAGTTCGCGCTCCCCGGCAGCCTGGCGGCGTACCGCAGGCACGGCGTCACCATGGCCGGCGGCAGCACCGCCTTCTACTCCCTCTTCCTCGCCGAGCAGCGCAAGCAGCCCCCCGGCGAGAAGCTGATCCCCACCCTGCGGCTGCTCTCCGGCGGCGGCGCCCCCAAGCCGCCCGAGCTGTACAAGGAGGTGATCCGCGAACTCGGCTGCCGGCTCACCCACGGCTACGGCATGACCGAGGCCCCCATGATCACCATGGGCTCACCCCGCGACCCCGAGGAACGCCTCGCCACCACCGAGGGCCGCCCGCCCGCGTCCATGGAGATACGCATCGTCGACGGCGAGGTGCGGCTGCGTGGCGAGGCCGTCTGCCAGGGCTACACCGACCCGCTCCTGACCGCCGAGTCCTTCGACGCCGAGGGCTGGTTCCGCACCGGCGACCTCGGACGGCTGACCGACGACGGCTATCTCGTCCTCACCGGCCGGCTCAAGGACATCATCATCCGCAAGGGCGAGAACATCTCCGCGAAGGAGATCGAGGAACTCCTCTACGCCCACCCCGGCATCGCCGACGCCGCCGTCATCGGCCTGCCCGATCCCGAGCGCGGGGAGCGCGTCTGCGCGGTCGTCGAACAGAGCGCCGGTGCCGGGCCGCTCACCCTCGCCGACATCACCGTGTATCTGCGCGAGGCCGGACTGGCCACCCAGAAACTGCCCGAGCAACTGGAGACCGTCGACGCGCTGCCGCGCAACGAGACTCTGCGCAAAGTGCTGAAGTACAAGCTCCGCGAACGCTTTGCGAAAAGCTGA
- a CDS encoding amidohydrolase family protein: MELPRIISVDDHVIEPAHLFSTWLPAKYRERGPQPLTAGIGELAYIGGKYRITMDPDGPPTDWWIYEDLKFPYKRNIAAVGFDRDEMTLDGITREQMRRGCWDPKARLADMDLNHVEGSLCFPTFPRFCGQTFAEAHDKEVALACVRAYNDWMVEEWCGDSGGRLIPLCLIPLWDIDLAVAEIRRNAARGVRAVTFSEIPTYLGLPSIHSGYWDPFFAVCEETGTVVNMHIGSSSQMPAASPDAPPAVQASLSFNNAMASMMDFLFSGVLVKFPRLKLAYSEGQMGWIPYALERADDVWEEHRAWGGVRDLIPEPPSTYYYRQMFCCFFRDKHGVASLDVVGRDNAVFETDYPHVDSTFPHTKEVALDHVKGLDDETVYKLMRGNAIRMLGLEPDRWT; this comes from the coding sequence ATGGAACTGCCCCGGATCATCAGCGTCGACGATCATGTGATCGAGCCCGCGCACCTTTTCTCGACCTGGCTGCCGGCCAAGTACCGGGAGCGGGGCCCGCAGCCCCTCACCGCAGGGATCGGCGAGCTCGCGTACATCGGCGGGAAGTACCGGATCACGATGGACCCGGACGGGCCGCCGACCGACTGGTGGATCTACGAGGACCTGAAGTTCCCGTACAAGCGGAACATCGCGGCCGTCGGTTTCGACCGGGACGAGATGACCCTGGACGGCATCACACGTGAGCAGATGCGGCGCGGCTGCTGGGACCCCAAGGCCCGGCTGGCCGACATGGACCTCAACCATGTCGAGGGCTCGCTCTGCTTCCCGACCTTCCCGCGCTTCTGCGGCCAGACCTTCGCCGAGGCGCACGACAAGGAGGTCGCCCTTGCCTGCGTCCGCGCCTACAACGACTGGATGGTCGAGGAGTGGTGCGGCGACAGCGGCGGCCGGCTGATCCCGCTCTGCCTGATCCCGCTGTGGGACATCGACCTCGCGGTCGCGGAGATCCGCCGCAACGCGGCGCGCGGGGTGCGCGCGGTGACCTTCAGCGAGATTCCGACCTACCTGGGCCTGCCCAGCATCCACTCCGGCTACTGGGACCCCTTCTTCGCCGTCTGCGAGGAGACCGGCACGGTCGTCAACATGCACATCGGCTCGTCCTCGCAGATGCCCGCCGCCTCCCCGGACGCGCCGCCCGCCGTCCAGGCGTCGCTGAGCTTCAACAACGCGATGGCCTCGATGATGGACTTCCTCTTCTCCGGCGTCCTGGTGAAGTTCCCCCGCCTGAAGCTCGCCTACAGCGAGGGCCAGATGGGCTGGATCCCCTACGCCCTGGAGCGCGCCGACGACGTCTGGGAGGAGCACCGCGCCTGGGGCGGCGTACGCGACCTCATCCCCGAGCCCCCGTCCACCTACTACTACCGGCAGATGTTCTGCTGCTTCTTCCGCGACAAGCACGGCGTCGCCTCCCTGGACGTCGTCGGCCGCGACAACGCGGTCTTCGAGACCGACTACCCGCACGTCGACTCGACCTTCCCGCACACCAAGGAGGTCGCCCTCGACCATGTGAAGGGCCTCGACGACGAGACCGTCTACAAGCTCATGCGCGGCAACGCCATCCGGATGCTCGGGCTGGAGCCGGACCGTTGGACCTGA
- a CDS encoding acyl-CoA dehydrogenase family protein encodes MDLTCTEAEEAFRHELRSWLARVLPALPPRPDPADWPARRAYDTGWQRTLYDAGYADLHWNAPPTRRLIFLEETERAGAPYVGANFVGLLHAGPTIAAEGTDGQRERWLPGILRGEQVWCQGFSEPEAGSDLAALRTRAVRDGDDYVVSGSKIWTSHAEVADWCELLVRTDPDAPRHRGITWLAMPMDAPGITVRPVRTLAGTTEFAEVFLDEVRVPAANRVGAENDGWRVTMVTLSFERGTAFVGEVVACRRVLAEVVGHAKETGAWDDDAVLRRRLARLAIEFGVLWRLIQWNVSAGAPGVGGSVFKLRYSQARQELYDAAAQVLGPGAAALDAGHPWIADRLSSLSYTIAAGTSQIQKNIIAERILGLPKGA; translated from the coding sequence TTGGACCTGACCTGCACGGAAGCCGAGGAGGCCTTCCGGCACGAACTGCGCTCCTGGCTGGCCCGGGTCCTGCCCGCCCTGCCGCCCAGGCCCGACCCGGCGGACTGGCCGGCCCGGCGGGCGTACGACACCGGCTGGCAGCGCACGCTCTACGACGCCGGATACGCCGACCTGCACTGGAACGCCCCGCCGACCCGGCGCCTGATCTTCCTGGAGGAGACCGAGCGGGCCGGGGCGCCCTATGTGGGTGCGAACTTCGTCGGGCTGCTCCATGCCGGGCCGACGATCGCCGCCGAGGGGACGGACGGGCAGCGCGAGCGCTGGCTGCCGGGCATCCTGCGCGGCGAGCAGGTGTGGTGCCAGGGCTTCAGTGAGCCGGAGGCGGGCTCCGACCTGGCCGCGCTGCGCACGCGCGCGGTGCGGGACGGGGACGACTACGTGGTGAGCGGGAGCAAGATCTGGACCTCGCACGCCGAGGTCGCCGACTGGTGCGAGCTCCTGGTGCGGACCGACCCGGACGCCCCCAGGCACCGGGGCATCACCTGGCTCGCGATGCCCATGGACGCCCCCGGGATCACGGTACGGCCGGTGCGCACCCTCGCCGGGACGACGGAATTCGCCGAGGTGTTCCTGGACGAGGTGCGGGTGCCGGCCGCCAACCGGGTCGGGGCGGAGAACGACGGCTGGCGGGTCACCATGGTCACCCTCTCCTTCGAACGGGGCACGGCCTTCGTCGGTGAGGTCGTGGCCTGCCGCAGGGTGCTGGCGGAGGTCGTGGGCCACGCGAAGGAGACGGGTGCGTGGGACGACGACGCGGTGCTGCGCCGCCGACTCGCCCGGCTCGCGATCGAGTTCGGGGTTCTGTGGCGGCTGATCCAGTGGAATGTCAGCGCGGGCGCGCCGGGAGTGGGCGGCTCGGTGTTCAAGCTGCGCTATTCGCAGGCCCGGCAGGAGCTGTACGACGCGGCGGCCCAGGTCCTCGGCCCGGGGGCGGCCGCGCTCGACGCCGGGCACCCGTGGATCGCCGACCGGCTCTCGTCCCTCTCGTACACCATCGCGGCGGGTACCTCGCAGATCCAGAAGAACATCATCGCCGAGCGGATACTCGGCCTGCCGAAGGGGGCATGA
- a CDS encoding acyl-CoA dehydrogenase family protein, which translates to MDFRLTEDQTALRAATRELLARLYPPERLREDAADCGPPRLDRELWRALGDAGLFSLRLPEAEGGVGLGMPEAVLVFEEAGRALLPGPLVATHLAAGTVPGAAAGQVVVTVVDGGTAEWLEEADCVVEGFGEPAVPGPYPARTEPVRSVDPLTPLHRVPHDGAGGRAASEAELLTCAQQIGSAARTLELAVQHARTREQFGRPIGSFQAVKHLCADMLVRLEMARTAVYAAAVTGLPEEHFAAMLLAREAAGRNARDCLQVFGGMGFTWEAEVHLHIKRGWVLGLRGRSDRSYEEAVAEQLTKGAEWSF; encoded by the coding sequence GTGGACTTCCGGCTCACCGAGGACCAGACGGCCCTGCGGGCGGCGACCAGGGAGCTGCTGGCGCGGCTCTATCCGCCCGAGCGGCTACGGGAGGACGCCGCCGACTGCGGGCCGCCCCGGCTGGACCGGGAGCTGTGGCGGGCGCTGGGCGACGCGGGCCTGTTCTCCCTGCGGCTGCCGGAGGCGGAGGGCGGCGTGGGACTCGGGATGCCGGAGGCCGTCCTGGTCTTCGAGGAGGCGGGCCGCGCGCTGCTGCCGGGGCCGCTGGTGGCGACGCATCTGGCCGCCGGGACCGTCCCCGGCGCGGCCGCCGGCCAGGTGGTGGTCACCGTTGTGGACGGCGGCACCGCCGAGTGGCTGGAGGAGGCGGACTGCGTCGTCGAGGGCTTCGGGGAGCCCGCTGTCCCCGGCCCGTACCCGGCACGGACCGAGCCGGTACGGTCGGTCGATCCGCTCACCCCGCTGCACCGCGTGCCCCATGACGGGGCGGGCGGCAGAGCCGCCTCCGAGGCAGAACTGCTGACCTGCGCACAGCAGATCGGCAGCGCCGCCCGGACCCTGGAACTGGCAGTGCAACACGCCCGGACCCGAGAGCAGTTCGGGCGGCCGATCGGGTCCTTCCAGGCCGTCAAGCATCTGTGCGCCGACATGCTGGTGCGCCTTGAGATGGCGCGTACGGCGGTCTACGCGGCCGCTGTCACCGGCCTGCCGGAGGAACACTTCGCGGCGATGCTGCTCGCGCGCGAGGCCGCCGGCCGCAACGCCCGTGACTGCCTTCAGGTCTTCGGCGGAATGGGCTTCACATGGGAGGCGGAAGTGCATCTGCACATCAAGCGGGGTTGGGTGCTTGGTCTGCGGGGCCGGTCCGACCGGAGCTATGAGGAGGCCGTCGCGGAGCAGTTGACGAAGGGCGCCGAATGGAGTTTTTGA
- a CDS encoding ATP-binding protein, whose protein sequence is MQVLQVQLEVGPDPAEVGRARRWARSRLMGSGIGADEPLAETLILLISELVTNAVVHTGCPAVLRMLFGSDQSPERDTVRVEVADTSDCPPRPRHADNDETGGRGLELVDGLADRWGWEPEGEGKQIWCEIDRAAALPPATVPKQPGGLLSRPA, encoded by the coding sequence GTGCAGGTCCTTCAGGTTCAGCTTGAAGTGGGTCCCGACCCGGCCGAGGTGGGGCGGGCCCGCAGGTGGGCGCGCTCGCGGCTCATGGGCTCCGGAATAGGGGCCGATGAACCGCTCGCCGAAACGCTGATCCTGCTGATCTCCGAGCTGGTCACCAACGCGGTCGTGCACACCGGCTGTCCGGCCGTGCTGCGCATGCTCTTCGGCTCGGACCAGTCCCCGGAGCGCGACACCGTACGCGTCGAGGTCGCCGACACCAGCGACTGCCCGCCCAGACCGCGGCACGCGGACAACGACGAGACCGGGGGCCGGGGCCTGGAGCTGGTGGACGGGCTCGCCGACCGCTGGGGCTGGGAGCCCGAGGGCGAGGGCAAGCAGATCTGGTGTGAGATCGACCGCGCCGCGGCACTGCCGCCGGCCACTGTGCCGAAACAGCCCGGAGGGCTGCTGTCCCGGCCTGCCTGA
- a CDS encoding cyclase family protein: MALPAEFHDIAKRVNNWGRWGGDDEIGTLNLITDDVVRAAAQTVRSGRRIPLALPLQQDGVQTGMIPGRVNPMHTMVMLNYEMFGAGTVATSDDAVTMGLQAATHWDALTHVSHSGRIYNGRPADSITAHGGAAFCGIEKVTTLVSRGVLLDVARARGAGRLPGDHAVTPEDLDAAEELAGTRVRPGDIVLVRTGQMQICLAGDKHAYAYPSPGLSVRTPEWFHARDVAAVANDTMTFEIFPPEIEDLWLPVHALDLVEMGMLQGQNWNLEALSEACAEAGRYEFLLDATPEPFVGGTGSPVAPVAVL; this comes from the coding sequence ATGGCTCTCCCCGCCGAGTTCCACGACATCGCCAAACGCGTCAACAACTGGGGCCGCTGGGGCGGGGACGACGAGATCGGCACCCTCAACCTGATCACCGACGACGTGGTCCGGGCCGCGGCACAGACCGTCCGCAGCGGGCGCCGGATCCCGCTGGCGCTTCCGCTCCAGCAGGACGGCGTACAGACCGGGATGATCCCGGGGCGGGTCAATCCGATGCACACCATGGTCATGCTCAACTACGAGATGTTCGGCGCCGGCACCGTCGCCACCAGCGACGACGCCGTCACGATGGGCCTGCAGGCGGCGACCCACTGGGACGCCCTGACCCATGTCTCGCACTCGGGGCGGATCTACAACGGCCGCCCCGCCGACTCCATCACCGCACACGGCGGCGCCGCCTTCTGCGGTATCGAGAAGGTGACCACCCTGGTCTCCCGCGGCGTACTGCTCGACGTGGCCCGCGCCCGGGGCGCCGGCCGCCTCCCCGGTGACCACGCCGTCACCCCCGAGGATCTGGACGCCGCCGAGGAACTGGCCGGCACCAGGGTCCGGCCCGGCGACATCGTGCTGGTCCGCACCGGGCAGATGCAGATCTGCCTCGCGGGCGACAAGCACGCCTACGCATACCCGTCCCCGGGACTGTCGGTGCGCACGCCGGAGTGGTTCCACGCCCGCGATGTGGCGGCGGTCGCCAACGACACCATGACCTTCGAGATCTTCCCGCCGGAGATCGAGGACCTGTGGCTGCCGGTGCACGCGCTCGACCTCGTCGAGATGGGCATGCTCCAGGGGCAGAACTGGAATCTGGAGGCGCTGTCCGAGGCCTGCGCCGAGGCCGGGCGGTACGAATTCCTGCTGGACGCGACCCCGGAGCCGTTCGTCGGCGGCACGGGCAGCCCGGTCGCACCGGTGGCGGTTCTCTAG
- a CDS encoding SDR family oxidoreductase has translation MGNFLAGKVVAVTGAGRGIGRAVALACAAEGAKVVVNDYGVTIDGSEPTSEVAAAVVKEIEAAGGEAVAVADDVATMAGGERIVSTAVETYGRIDGVVCVAGILRERMLFNMAEEEWDPVIATHLKGTFTVFRAASAVMRKQGAGTLIGFTSGNHQGSVSQANYSAAKGGIISLVRSAALGLHRYGVTANCVAPVARTRMSANVPMDLTEIGEPEDVAAMVVFLLGDAAAAITGQVYTVAGPKIAVWAQPRELRSAYAEGGSWTPQRIAECLPGTVGTDPMPMLAQLEAMRTAAARASRALRAPGAAEE, from the coding sequence GTGGGCAACTTCCTTGCAGGAAAGGTCGTGGCGGTGACCGGTGCCGGGCGCGGCATCGGACGCGCGGTGGCCTTGGCGTGCGCTGCCGAGGGCGCGAAAGTCGTCGTCAACGACTACGGCGTCACCATCGACGGCAGCGAACCGACGAGCGAGGTCGCTGCCGCGGTCGTGAAGGAGATCGAGGCGGCGGGCGGCGAAGCCGTCGCCGTGGCGGACGACGTGGCCACGATGGCGGGCGGCGAGCGGATCGTCTCCACCGCAGTGGAGACCTACGGGCGGATCGACGGCGTCGTCTGCGTCGCGGGCATCCTGCGGGAACGGATGCTCTTCAACATGGCCGAGGAGGAGTGGGATCCCGTCATCGCCACCCACCTGAAGGGCACCTTCACCGTCTTCCGGGCCGCCAGCGCGGTCATGCGCAAGCAGGGCGCGGGCACCCTCATCGGCTTCACCAGCGGCAACCACCAGGGCAGCGTCTCGCAGGCCAACTACTCCGCGGCCAAGGGCGGCATCATCTCGCTCGTGCGCAGTGCCGCACTGGGCCTGCACCGGTACGGCGTGACCGCGAACTGCGTCGCTCCTGTCGCCCGGACCCGGATGTCGGCCAATGTGCCGATGGACCTCACGGAGATCGGCGAGCCCGAGGACGTCGCCGCCATGGTCGTCTTCCTGCTCGGCGACGCGGCGGCCGCCATCACCGGGCAGGTCTACACCGTCGCCGGACCAAAGATCGCGGTGTGGGCCCAGCCGCGCGAACTGCGGTCCGCCTACGCGGAAGGCGGCTCCTGGACGCCGCAGCGCATCGCGGAGTGCCTGCCCGGGACGGTGGGGACGGACCCCATGCCGATGCTCGCGCAGCTCGAAGCGATGCGGACGGCGGCGGCCCGTGCGTCCCGGGCCTTACGTGCCCCCGGCGCGGCGGAGGAGTGA
- a CDS encoding acyl-CoA dehydrogenase family protein encodes MDFSLGPAAETFRAQARAWLAAHPGGAGGQEWERTLGADGWIGLAWKGEYGNRHADLAQQVAWGEEYARAGAPGRAGHIGENLLAPTLEAHGSREQRDRFLPAIARGEELWCQGYSEPGAGSDLAGIRTTAERDGDGGYRVTGQKIWTSLAHEADWCFVLARTEPDSRRHHGLSLLLVPMRQPGRIEVRPIRQLTGTAEFNEVWFDGAHADAGHIVGGAGNGWRVAMALLGYERGVSTLVQQIGFERELSGVVARAAASGATGDPAVRDRIVRQWAELKTMRWNALRTLGTTDPAAPSVAKLLWGGWHQRLGELAVAVRGAPATAGPADWAQEAPYELDEAQRLLLFSRADTIYGGSDEIQRTIIAERVLGLPKEPRG; translated from the coding sequence GTGGACTTCAGCCTCGGACCGGCGGCCGAGACCTTCCGCGCGCAGGCCCGCGCATGGCTGGCCGCACACCCGGGAGGGGCCGGCGGACAGGAGTGGGAACGGACACTGGGAGCCGACGGCTGGATCGGCCTGGCCTGGAAGGGCGAGTACGGCAACCGGCACGCCGACCTGGCCCAACAGGTCGCCTGGGGCGAGGAGTACGCCCGGGCGGGCGCCCCGGGCAGGGCGGGCCACATCGGGGAGAACCTGCTCGCGCCCACGCTGGAGGCACATGGCAGCCGCGAGCAGCGGGACCGCTTCCTGCCGGCGATCGCGCGTGGAGAGGAACTGTGGTGCCAGGGCTACAGCGAGCCGGGGGCGGGCTCGGATCTCGCCGGGATCCGGACCACCGCCGAGCGGGACGGCGACGGCGGTTACCGGGTGACGGGGCAGAAGATCTGGACGTCACTCGCGCATGAGGCGGACTGGTGCTTCGTGCTGGCCAGGACCGAGCCGGACTCCCGCCGCCATCACGGACTGAGTCTTCTCCTGGTCCCGATGCGGCAGCCCGGCCGGATCGAGGTCAGGCCGATCCGCCAGCTGACCGGCACCGCCGAATTCAACGAGGTCTGGTTCGACGGCGCGCACGCCGACGCCGGGCACATCGTCGGCGGAGCGGGCAACGGCTGGCGGGTGGCCATGGCCCTGCTCGGATATGAGCGCGGCGTCTCCACCCTGGTCCAGCAGATCGGATTCGAGCGGGAGCTGAGCGGGGTCGTGGCGCGGGCCGCCGCCTCCGGCGCGACCGGTGACCCCGCTGTCCGCGACCGCATCGTCCGCCAGTGGGCAGAGCTGAAGACGATGCGATGGAACGCCCTGCGCACCCTCGGCACCACCGACCCGGCCGCCCCCAGCGTGGCCAAGCTGCTGTGGGGCGGCTGGCACCAGCGCCTCGGCGAGCTGGCGGTGGCCGTACGCGGGGCGCCGGCGACCGCCGGACCGGCGGACTGGGCGCAGGAGGCGCCCTATGAACTCGACGAGGCACAGCGGCTGTTGCTCTTCAGCCGCGCCGACACGATCTACGGCGGCTCGGACGAAATCCAGCGCACCATCATCGCCGAGCGGGTGCTCGGCCTTCCGAAGGAGCCCCGAGGATGA
- a CDS encoding aldehyde dehydrogenase family protein: MTSPVKRYGHWIGGQWRQPAEAHYAVVNPATEQTVGHAPEAGPADVDEAVRAAREAYGQWSRTSPAKRAAVLERIADVLDSRSADLVPLLQSETGATIRVASSMQIPTAVDRFRRYARGAVEPDTVPLAPQPVRATPLAAGGLVGAAAVRRPVGVVGCITSYNFPIVNLAGKVAPALAMGNTVVAKPAPQDPLTCLLLGEVMKEAGLPDGVFNVITGSGAIAGEALVAHPDIDMISFTGSTAVGKAIARSAGGAMKRTLLELGGKGAAIVLQDAVAEGGRPGRTLKAAISAVGSTWAFHSGQICTAPTRVLVHRDQYELVITTLEQYAQSLTIGDPVDNSTVVGPLISAAQRDRVEAYVAGARDQGARIVTGGERPDLKPGFYAAPTLIADVTPDMAVAQEEIFGPVVVAIAYDTEDEAVEIANGTAYGLYDYVFSADAGRAWAVAARLRSGNVGINTAQRHPETPFGGFKESGIGRDGGSFGLSAYSELQAVVWS; encoded by the coding sequence ATGACCTCGCCGGTGAAGCGTTACGGGCATTGGATCGGCGGACAGTGGCGGCAACCCGCTGAAGCGCACTATGCAGTTGTCAATCCGGCCACGGAACAGACCGTCGGGCACGCCCCCGAAGCGGGCCCGGCGGATGTGGACGAGGCGGTGCGCGCGGCCCGGGAGGCGTACGGGCAGTGGTCCCGTACGAGCCCGGCGAAGCGTGCGGCGGTCCTGGAAAGGATCGCGGACGTCCTCGATTCGCGGTCGGCGGATCTCGTACCGCTGCTCCAGTCGGAGACGGGTGCGACGATCCGGGTCGCGTCAAGCATGCAGATTCCTACGGCGGTCGACCGGTTCCGGCGTTATGCGCGCGGTGCGGTCGAACCCGACACCGTCCCGCTGGCGCCGCAGCCCGTGAGGGCCACGCCGCTCGCGGCGGGCGGGCTCGTCGGCGCCGCCGCCGTACGCCGTCCTGTTGGGGTCGTCGGATGCATCACCTCCTACAACTTCCCGATCGTGAATCTCGCGGGCAAGGTCGCGCCCGCGCTGGCCATGGGCAATACGGTCGTCGCCAAGCCGGCTCCGCAGGACCCGCTGACCTGCCTCCTCCTGGGTGAGGTCATGAAGGAAGCAGGCCTGCCCGATGGCGTGTTCAACGTCATCACCGGCTCGGGTGCGATCGCGGGTGAGGCGCTGGTCGCACATCCGGACATCGACATGATCAGCTTCACCGGCTCGACGGCGGTCGGGAAGGCGATCGCGCGGTCGGCCGGCGGGGCGATGAAACGGACCCTGCTGGAACTGGGCGGCAAGGGAGCGGCCATCGTCCTTCAGGACGCGGTCGCGGAAGGGGGCCGGCCGGGCCGGACCCTCAAGGCCGCGATATCTGCTGTCGGTTCGACATGGGCTTTCCATTCCGGTCAGATCTGCACGGCGCCAACACGCGTGCTGGTACACCGTGATCAGTACGAGCTGGTGATCACCACACTTGAACAATACGCTCAGTCACTGACAATCGGGGACCCTGTGGATAACTCCACCGTCGTCGGCCCCCTCATCAGCGCTGCTCAACGCGATCGGGTCGAGGCCTATGTCGCCGGAGCCCGCGACCAGGGCGCCCGTATCGTCACCGGCGGTGAACGCCCGGACCTCAAGCCCGGCTTCTACGCCGCCCCGACCCTCATCGCCGACGTGACGCCGGACATGGCCGTCGCCCAGGAGGAGATCTTCGGCCCCGTCGTCGTGGCCATCGCCTACGACACCGAGGACGAGGCCGTCGAGATCGCCAACGGCACGGCATACGGCCTCTACGACTACGTCTTCTCGGCGGACGCCGGCCGTGCCTGGGCCGTCGCCGCCCGTCTGCGCAGCGGAAACGTCGGCATCAACACCGCCCAGCGGCACCCGGAGACGCCCTTCGGCGGCTTCAAGGAGAGCGGAATCGGCCGCGACGGCGGCTCCTTCGGCCTCAGTGCGTACAGCGAACTCCAGGCGGTGGTGTGGTCATGA